The Primulina eburnea isolate SZY01 unplaced genomic scaffold, ASM2296580v1 ctg884_ERROPOS889272+, whole genome shotgun sequence genome includes the window taacctcATAAGGATGTatagtgtagtgacccgttccagaatcacctactaatcaaaaactaagcatgcaattaacctaattaattataatcagagataacagcggaaataccaacaaatgatagatatacaacccaatcgaaaatccagaacaactcaactaaactgaaatatacggtacaaccatatcgaaacaaaaagtactgaagaactaaaccaaccagctactcaacgtcctcctcctcctcctcctgagctgtccaacctgaggcctgccccgtggaaatggggtgtccaagataaacaaaaccgaggacgtgagcgataagaacgcccagtacaaaagcatgagtatacaaacctatatgaaatgcacatgctatgatatgataccagggtagtcaagaaacaggaatcacaaaggatctcaaaatgctcagtctagaggcgccaagtggatagtgccgcgcggtccaacctctgggtcactgcatccactacaagaacagacgtggacctaaaatgtcccggatcaccgaagccctcccgacccgtcggccactgtgtactctcggtgtccatgcgtccacaagacagggctgagcggccccaagatatagcttatctcgaaagagatacagctcaacagtaaaggctatctcgaaggagatacggctcaatatgaaatgcaacgtgcagtaataaacgtgacataatagcatgcatcatatgacatatatcaatgcaccacataatcatgcaacacatataagaatgtatactcaaccaggatatctcggatagtactttcgtacctctatcacagcaagcctagccttacgcaacaccgctaatcaggtctagcacaagcctacgcatcaaaagcatactcaatcaatactaccatgctcgactagcaaaaccagtactccctagtactaccaaaggtttagggtttaccttcgtccgtcgacagccctttgatgtcgattgccttgaaactcaggcgccgctacgctactactcctggcagctcttggctatcgctcgaccaacaactaaccctagaaaccttccaaatcctctcaactatgaggcaaaatcatgaattggcaagtcacaaatgagaaatccgagcactatttataggccatgttcggatcctccgaacaccacttcggaacgtcctaacgctacgtgtccattggctcttgacagctcatgatcggatcctccgatcatacacttcggaccgtccgaacatgcatggaaaaatgacgtgtcgatcaacacttgacacctatgatcggattcaccgaactacacttcggatcgtccgaactcttcggtgcttccgaaccctcttcggtccgtccgatcatgaccatagccaaaattataccttaaaccttcttaatcaccattactccgttaattacccaatttggaattcgggctactacattctcccccccttaaaacgatttcgtcctcgaaatcaagtttagaggatgaacaaaacgaaaataacaacatcgttaccctcaaaatctaaaggacaacccatcactagacgcttagctaacaccgaatgacccatcggagtagaaacggaaagaatgacgtctagagaaacatacggtaacttatgacgcttaacaaatcgtcctggtcaccccaacgacctacacttccctgactactctcatcaccaaagtggtcagccatcgctacaagatagaatagggaaaatggtaaaatggtccacgaaaaatcccaaaacagaatctatatcccaaaatcgtaagcatgctctgataccataaatgtagtgacccgttccagaatcacctactaatcaaaaactaagcatgcaattaacctaattaattataatcagagataacagcggaaataccaacaaatgatagatatacaacccaatcgaaaatccagaacaactcaactaaactgaaatatacggtacaaccatatcgaaacaaaaagtactgaagaactaaaccaaccagctactcaacgtcctcctcctcctcctcctgagctgtccaacctgaggcctgccccgtggaaatggggtgtccaagataaacaaaaccgaggacgtgagcgataagaacgcccagtacaaaagcatgagtatacaaacctatatgaaatgcacatgctatgatatgataccaggatagtcaagaaacaggaatcacaaaggatctcaaaatgctcagtctagaggcgccaagtggatagtgccgcgcggtccaacctccgGGTCACTACATATAGTttctaaaacagttttcccataggaTGTTTGGTGCAAGGAAATTTGATTTCTCCTTGTCCTTGTTCCCGTTGGGTGTGATTCTCCACCTATATGAAAATCGTGTTGAgattctcatatttatattatgagatcacacactttcccttggtggttcctaagaagatgaccaggttatagaACGTGGTTCACCTCCCGttgtgttcatctttagatctacgactttgagatttgcgaatgATTTTGTAAGTTCTTGTAGATCCTCtagaccaatcctttctaaagttgtcatcagattaatttattttctgagacagatttaattatattgataattttttcttcttcagtaAAAGGTTTTGACACTACTTTGGCATttccttgttgatgtaacaaggGTTCAGTCccaaaggatggtggtaaccTTCCTTCTGAATTTCTTTAACTAGAACTTAGTTGTTGTTCTAGAATTTGAATTCTTGTTCGATTATCCTTTAATATTTCAAGAATTTCTTCCTgttttcaaggattttctccACATTTTGTGGTACGTAATACAGCATATTGTTATAATTTTGTACCGTCTTttgaatttctctaagatctcctAATAGTTTAGAGGAATCCGATACTATTTCtaagaacttattattttgaatcaaaAGTTTACCTTAGAACTCTGATAAGTTCTTTCTTGAGATCTGACATTGGTTAGATCTTCCTGTTGCAAATATTCCAGAGTTCTGGAATAATTCCTGTAAATAAATAATCTCGAACCTAGGTTCAGATTCATGTAATTTGAGAAAATTCTCCTCCTCAAACATTTAATTACTATGTAATAATAAATTtgtatgtttgaaataattttacctCGACTCTGATACCATTTCTCCTAGGAAAATCGATCATTAAAATATGTTAGGGTATTTTTGTCAACTTCAAACTTTTTAGAGAGTTTGGGCAAAGTTTTTGATGTGTTAGGAATTTGGGTAAAGTTTAATTTGGGTTTGGGAATTTAAAACTAATTTGCCCATGAATAGGAATAAATTCACTAATAATAAataaagtaaaaaataatataagtcACTGAATAAATTCACTAATAATAAATAAAGTAAATCTCATTGTGAGGTGATTTAACAGATTTATATTTATGAGACATGATGATTGAGTTCATATgtataaagaaaataaatattttttgagagtgtattttgtgagatggtgtTACAaatctttattcgtgagacggatcaatcgtgttcatatttacaataaaatttatacatttgacataaaaattaatattttttcaaatagAAATTCATCAAACAAAATTGATtttgagaccatctcacaataattcttgtgtaattttgacataaataataatatttttcataaataaagtcGGATTGCATATATGTGTCAAAAAATTGACGTGTGGCCGTGTCGAAAGAATAGTTGTgtaataaataatattgaggGTTTAAGAACTAGTTTTTGTGATTATTTATATGGACTTACTCGACGCTACGAAGAATTGAAGCTAAAACCCGAAACCCCAACTATTCCCTCCACGACCTCTGTATAAGCAAAATCAGCAACCAACGATGGAGGTAGAAGACATGAATTCCGAACCCCAAAAACACTATATAGAGAAGAAGAAAATCAGGAAAAGGAAGAAATTTATCGCGGACAATGTCGAAGCAGAACAAGAAGAGCGCCATCTCCGCGGACAACCTTCAAAACTTCGTTTTTCCTGTCAAAGAGTGGAGGAAAACGACGAAGGAAGCATCTACCTCAAAGAAGGTTCTCCATGGAGGAATTTGCAGCTAATTTTGTCGCTCCAGGACAAAAATATCGACCTTTTAAGGTACCCTTTTTTGGGTTAACTGGGTTTTTGTTGTTTGTGTCGCTTCTCAATGCTTGTGTAATTGTAAAATTACGAATTTCTATAAACTTTTATCActtttaaaaattatgaataTAAAAACTTCAGCTTTACCAGCATTGTGCCATTATTCATGTCATACTGCACGGTGTTTCAACTAGCAGTGTGAAGAGCGTTTGGAATTGCTATTAGTCGATCATACCCTGAGATGCTTATATCTTCAATGGTGCCTACTGCCAATCTTGGCACTCCGGAAGTGATGAAATATAGTTTGTATTTATCATTTGGGCATGATTTTATCTTACCAGAAACGCATAACAGTGAAAAAAACTACAGGCCACTAGTTTCTTAGTGTGGATAGTTTGCGTTATGATAGGCTTAAATTCCTAATTCTCTATAAAACTTTTATTAATTGTCCCTGCTGAAATTTAACGAGAGAAATAATTGCCTTGTTTGGTTTTATTTCGGGAGTTTTGGGGTAAGAATTTTAAGGATTGGTTATGGGATGATGTTTTGGGAAAACAAAGATAGGTTTTGTTTTGGGTAAACGTACTTTGTTAATTGGCTGTCAAATCATGTCAGGAATGGTTGGATAaacttatttaataattttcaaaataatataacTTGGtttataatatgatatgatgatacAGTATTTTTTGTAAATGGTggagaaaaatataattatgttTTGTGATGACTGATGTGAAAAAGAGggaaaatttgttttgaagaaaaagaaTAAATATAAATGGtagtatttgtttttattttggaGGATGAGAAATAGTCTCTGGAAAATAAAAACagatattgtattttttttcgGTTTATGCTTTTACACAATCTACCTTTctaatcatatttttttaaaagaaaatgatattgTATTTTTGCCTCAAACTTATTTCTATTATAGGGCTCTTTTTTAGTGTTTTGGAAATTAACTGTTTGCTGGATTTATGACAAGTTTTTGATGAAAAACAGAAATACAATGCAGGAAGGTTGGTTTAGCATTTGATTATGCAAAAACAAGCAGTGTCGGGGAAATGTGTGATACTAGTCGGTGTTCGCAGGTGATGAACACTTCAAGGACATTAGTTTACCTAAATAACTGGGTTCATTCAGTATTAATTGCTTCTGAAAAGAAAATAAGGCATGAAGAAAACAAATGTAAGTTTAATACTTCTGGGTCATATTTGGATTTTAGATGCTGGAAAATTTTACATTTCTGCTTGGAGCAATCAAAAGACCTTCATATTTCATTGACCTGTTCAAAGGATTTTTTACGGGTAGTTCGTTGCATTACAATGGATGCATCATCTTATGTAAATGATGTTTCCTCTTGCCATGCTGGAACACTTTCTGATGAGCAACTGGAGTTTTATGATGTTGTTCTTGGCTGTATGAAGTTTATCTTCTCATTCCATGGCGGAGTTGCAAATGAAAATTTAGACTTGTGGATACTTGTCATTGATGAATTACTTGAAGTCATCTTGAAAATTATCCAGGGCCAACTTGATGGCAGCAAGCTGGGAAATTTCGTCTTGCAATTATCTTATTGTTTGCTGGAGCcatttgccaaatttttgaGGGTCCATCCAACGCGTAAAAATGGTTTCCGCGATTTCATTGATAAGCTTAGTGAACCTTTACTGCACTTGTTACATGTACTGCATTGTGATCCTTGTGGAAATAATATTGAATGGAACAATAATTTATCCAAATTGATTAAAGATGTTTTAGCCCATGGGATATTCCACTCCACTCATATTGATGGATTTCTCAGCTTACAAAGTATTGTTAGATACATAAATGCTTCTGATGTTACACTTGGGGAGGATATATTGGTCAATAAAAGTTATCATAGACATCTATTCAATAAAGTGGAAACAATGGTGGAGACGAATAAGTCTGCACTAATTGGTCTAGGACAGCTGCTTCACTTGTTTGTTAGCTGCATTGCAAAGCATAAAGGAGCTTCATTCAGTGTAGGAGTTTTTAGGCAATCTGATGTCAGATCGACTGGTCGAGTTCCAAGTGAAATTTCTCAGAGCAGAATAGTAATTACGAAAGAGAATTCTGAGTGCCATGTGATGAATGCAGAACTGCGGAATTgcgcttttaatttttttgctcAGATCATGGAATATTTATTGGCAAATGTAAATACATTTCTTCAATCTGATGTTGAAGAAGTATCTGTATTATTGAATAGTTCCAACACACTAAGATCCATCAGTATGTTGCTATACAGCGTCTTTACTGAGAAGGTATACCTCAGATTAGAGGATACCTCTGATGGGGCTTCCAGGAAATTTCTGAAGGTAATATATGACGTGGTCATGTTGTTATTTGCCAAAATCACTCACCCAAAGCTATCATGTTATGGCTCAGATGAGAGATCACTTAGAGAATTACTGGTTTCTGCAAGAAAGGAGCTTATTATCACCACACATCATTTATTAAATATTGAGTATGAGGTTGTTGGAGATGATCTAGAGAACTTATGGACTTTGGTTTTGACCTCTATGAACTGCAGCTATCGATCAATGGATGTTTTTGATCAACCTGTTCTGTCCTTTGAGATATTGACTCTGGGATGCAGACTAATTGATCTGTATGGCGAACTTCGGCAGGTTTGAAAATTTTCACATATACAACTTTGGTCACTGACAATTTGGTTTTGGTGCAAGAACCTCCTGTTTTAATCTCTTATAAATTCACGTAATCATAGAAGGTTATGGAAATTATAAAGTGTACTGCATGCAAAATCGAGATATAAGCCGTATTTTAGTTGCATGCTTTCTTTTGATTTGAAGTGTGAGTTTCTTAATTCCGGAATGGTCTACAATTAAAACATGTTTAGGAGTTGATGATGCATTCATTGCCTTTTGCCTTTTCGAGAAACAGACGTCTTATAATTTAGTCCGATAGCTATGATTTCAACTGTATTTCTCTGACTTGGTTTTCTTTTAAAGGTAATACTTGATTTTCTTTAACATGAAAAAGGAAGTATGAAATGTACTCTCTTTCTTGATATTCTGCACtcaaattttggttttttttagGGGGAGCGGGGGGTGGTTTGTTTTGATGCTGgactttgtattttaatttctGTACTAATATATTGTGCTATTGTAGGTGAATTCTTCTATATTTGCGCTTTGTAAAGCAGTGAGGCggtctatatcaattcttggGGATGATGAATCATGGACTCCATTGCACCATTCTTCCTATTCGAATGCGATAAACATGCTTTTATGCTCATTAGAATTTAGGCTCTCCCTCAGTAATGCTATTAAAACTATACCAGAAGGGCAAACTGCCGAATGCATTCACCAGTTAAGTTCTGATATTATGGAATCAGTAGAGTGGATGAAGTTTGAGCATCAGTTGGCTGGTGCAGATGAAATTTCTAAACCAAAACTGCTGTGTTTTAACTCTGAGCACTTCGATTTGCGAGCTGAAACCTTAGGCAAGGCCTTGTCTGAGGTGTACGTGATCATTTTGGACTCGATAACTATCAATTCTGGGAATAGTTATCTTGTCGGTGTTTCTGTTAAGAATTTGATAGAAATGATAAGTTCTAGTCTGAGTAATGTGGTTCCTCTACAGTCTTATACTATCAAGAATTTCTCCATTGTTGTTGATGGAAGAGCTTTACATAATAGCACTGAATGTAAGAATGTGTCCACGTGCTGGATTCTGGTGTTCTTGTGTCGTTTGTTGTTGTCCTGCAGAAGCTTATTTCAGCAAGTGATCAGCCTGATACCTCCTGCTACATCAAAAAAGATGTCTAGACTAATAGGTGATTCATTTACCCTGCACTCTGCCAGGGATTGGTTAGAGTTGTCTGGCTTGGCTGACAAAGGCTCTTTTTCTTTGATCCTCCAACCTTCAGGTTCTTTCCTTGATGTTATACGTTCTTTCTCGAGCATTTGTATTCAAAATTCTGCAGTGCTTTCCCCACCTTTGGTCTATATATTAAATGCCATGGCTACTATGAGACTTGTTGATCTGAATAAGTTGACAGCGTCTTCTGAATATGTGCTTCACTGGAATCAAACTTGTAATCAGCCAAAGTTGAAAGATGAGGCTGGTCTATCTTCATTTCCTAAGAGAATTCGGAAATGGACAAGGCACGTCTCAGAAATGAAGGAAGAAGCTGCAGACCTGACAAAATTTGTGATGGAATTTCTTTCGTCAGTATCTAAGGACTTGATATCTACTTCCTCAGTTGATGCTGGAATTgatgacaaattcatccaatGCCTGAGCAATAATGGTCTGAATTTTTCTGTAggtttcattaatgaaaaatcaTTGCCATGTGCATTATGGTGGATCATCTGCCAAAATGTTGATGTATGGTACTCTCATGCCACCAGGAAGGAATTGAAGAATTTTCTCTCCCTTCTGATTAAGGCTTCCATTTCCGATGTAAGAAATGCTGTTGGTCTCTCTAAACTTCATAATATCGGCAAGCCTGGCCACATGAAGAAAGTCAGTGCGCATCAAATTGCCCTGGAGTTTCTGAGAAACACCATCACATATGAACAAAGGGTATGATAATATCTAGGAGAATGTCAGCAATTTTTCTCTCCTGTCCtttataaattattttcctCTATGCACACTCTCTTAATTGTTAGACATTGTACAGACTACAGACATCTAGTTGAAAATTTTGTATTCATCCAGCTGTGGACCGAGAAAACTTTTTACGAGATGAACCATATATTTATTATAGGTCACTGAAGCAGATTAGCTGAACAAATTATTTTAGGAAGCTGCCTTGTTCAAAAACATGTTCTTGTACAAATCTCTAGCCTACTAGGAAGTCTTTTAGCATTAATGAAATTCAAAATCGTGACGTGGCTTTGAAAGAGGGACTGTAGCATATCCATAGAATATAAATGACTTTAAGACCTGGAAAATCGGCTCTTCTAGGATTTATAGTGCTTCCTGAAAACTTCTCACTGATATTGCAAGGGCATTTGTGCATACTGCTACTTGCATGCATCTTATTTGCTTCCATTTTCCTTTATTACCTCTTTGCAACTTGTGGGTGTTTTCCTCTAACCATGTTATGTCCTAACTGTTTGCCATCGTAGTTTGTTTGCAGGTACATGGCATCAAGGTTTTGCACAATTTTGCAGAAGTCAGCATTATTCTTATCTGTCACACCTGAAGTTGATCTGAGTGAATCGCCTGATTGGGATGACGTTATTTCTGCATTTGGGAATTTATCTACTGAAGGAATTGGTTATTTTCCACGAACAAAATCCAACACAGTTCCAGATGAATCTTGCAGTGAACATTTTAATGTCAACCTTTCTAAATGTCAGTCTTTGCTTACCCTTTTGATGTGGATGCCTGAAGACTATTTCAGATTGAGATCATCATCATTGTATATCACCTGTATCCTCAACCTCGAGAGGTATAGTGTTGACTTTTAATTTCCTTACATATTCTAACTGATTTACATAGCAATCCCTTGTAATTGATACTGTGTTCATCATTCGAGATGGTTTCTCTGTTGTTGAAATCGAAAGATATGGTACATGTAATGTTTTCTTGTGTGGAGTTATCTGCTACTTCTGGAAATAGTCAATCTCAAAAGGACGGGAGATTCACTGTTCTTGATTGCTACATGTCTGGAATAAAGATTAGGAGTCAATACTTCATAAAAGTATGTaggtttttaattttattagagCCCTCTATGCATCAGTTTAACATTGTGATTTGTACACATCACAATTCAAAACTGGCAATTTTCTGACATGGTTGGGATTGTTTTCATGTAGCAGCTTCTGAACAAAGGTCGTATCTTATTTTGCACCTATTTAGAATTGGTGCCTTTACTCTTCTTTTTTTTGTTGATGGGTGAATGGTGAGTGTCTGCGCCTGCGCACAAGTGATGATATAATAAAAGAAAATACATGTGACTGTTATTGATGAAGTATTTGATAAGATGAAGGAAAGGGCCGCCCAACTTTCATTATATGCTCCATCTACTTGTACACTTGGAAATTACCCTCGATACAATGAATTTTGAACATAATTAATGCCTTTATTTGACATTTTCTGTCAATTATTCTCATCTTTTCCTCCAACATTGATGGAATAATTAGTAACCTTGCAATACAGGCTCCTGGTTGGCAGCTTGTTACGGTGGCATGGTGCATTGAATATGCAGAGTACTCACGAGATCTTCAGATTATTTGTATTATGTCGAAGGGTTCTCAAAAATTTAACGGCAGCTTCTTACAAAGAAAACATCAATGGACAACCTGAACTCCCCTCCAAACTTCCTGAATACTCGTTTCCTCTATCCTGGCTTCCAAAGTCATTGTTTGTGGTTATTGGATTTCAATGTGCATTTCAAGAAGATACTTCCTTTGAAATGCAATTTCCTAGTTGTTCCCTGATGGATCATACATCTAATGCACTGCTAATAGTAAGTAGGGATAAATTTGCACGTGCTTTTAACTCCTACATATCCTCGAAGAAGCTTCATCGAAAGAGAAAAGAATTGAAGCTGAACACCAAGGAGTCTGACCTATCAGAGTGCACCGGTGTAGTGAATCACCATGAGAATTTGGTTGCGGGGAAAAGTGTCATCCATGTAGCtaaaatattggaagattttgtgGATACatgtgtagacaagaaattagaACGTTTAGCTGGATTTAAGGAGCTAAATAAATTTTCAGCTATAATGGCTTGTTTTCAAGGACTTTTTTGGGGCTTGGCTTCCGCGTTAGTTGACATAAATGCAGTCAATTGTGATCTCAGAATAAAGCTTTCTCGTCTTAATGCTGACCTGATGACCAAAATTGATTCATGGGTTCATACGTGCGTCGATTTCATAATTTTTTGCTTAAAAGCTGTTTTGCTTGAGGAAGATACAGTTCTCAATATGCCAATATGCGACAATAATGtattgggaactagagagtcctCAACTGGTGGCTATGATTGTTCCACTGATGCTTCAGGTGAGGGAGTGATGCACCCTAATGAAAAAATGATATCATCTGATATAAAGGGTGATATTGTGGAGTGTAATTTGAAGAGAG containing:
- the LOC140822533 gene encoding uncharacterized protein isoform X1, with the protein product MEVEDMNSEPQKHYIEKKKIRKRKKFIADNVEAEQEERHLRGQPSKLRFSCQRVEENDEGSIYLKEGSPWRNLQLILSLQDKNIDLLRKVGLAFDYAKTSSVGEMCDTSRCSQVMNTSRTLVYLNNWVHSVLIASEKKIRHEENKCKFNTSGSYLDFRCWKILHFCLEQSKDLHISLTCSKDFLRVVRCITMDASSYVNDVSSCHAGTLSDEQLEFYDVVLGCMKFIFSFHGGVANENLDLWILVIDELLEVILKIIQGQLDGSKLGNFVLQLSYCLLEPFAKFLRVHPTRKNGFRDFIDKLSEPLLHLLHVLHCDPCGNNIEWNNNLSKLIKDVLAHGIFHSTHIDGFLSLQSIVRYINASDVTLGEDILVNKSYHRHLFNKVETMVETNKSALIGLGQLLHLFVSCIAKHKGASFSVGVFRQSDVRSTGRVPSEISQSRIVITKENSECHVMNAELRNCAFNFFAQIMEYLLANVNTFLQSDVEEVSVLLNSSNTLRSISMLLYSVFTEKVYLRLEDTSDGASRKFLKVIYDVVMLLFAKITHPKLSCYGSDERSLRELLVSARKELIITTHHLLNIEYEVVGDDLENLWTLVLTSMNCSYRSMDVFDQPVLSFEILTLGCRLIDLYGELRQVNSSIFALCKAVRRSISILGDDESWTPLHHSSYSNAINMLLCSLEFRLSLSNAIKTIPEGQTAECIHQLSSDIMESVEWMKFEHQLAGADEISKPKLLCFNSEHFDLRAETLGKALSEVYVIILDSITINSGNSYLVGVSVKNLIEMISSSLSNVVPLQSYTIKNFSIVVDGRALHNSTECKNVSTCWILVFLCRLLLSCRSLFQQVISLIPPATSKKMSRLIGDSFTLHSARDWLELSGLADKGSFSLILQPSGSFLDVIRSFSSICIQNSAVLSPPLVYILNAMATMRLVDLNKLTASSEYVLHWNQTCNQPKLKDEAGLSSFPKRIRKWTRHVSEMKEEAADLTKFVMEFLSSVSKDLISTSSVDAGIDDKFIQCLSNNGLNFSVGFINEKSLPCALWWIICQNVDVWYSHATRKELKNFLSLLIKASISDVRNAVGLSKLHNIGKPGHMKKVSAHQIALEFLRNTITYEQRFVCRYMASRFCTILQKSALFLSVTPEVDLSESPDWDDVISAFGNLSTEGIGYFPRTKSNTVPDESCSEHFNVNLSKCQSLLTLLMWMPEDYFRLRSSSLYITCILNLERLLVGSLLRWHGALNMQSTHEIFRLFVLCRRVLKNLTAASYKENINGQPELPSKLPEYSFPLSWLPKSLFVVIGFQCAFQEDTSFEMQFPSCSLMDHTSNALLIVSRDKFARAFNSYISSKKLHRKRKELKLNTKESDLSECTGVVNHHENLVAGKSVIHVAKILEDFVDTCVDKKLERLAGFKELNKFSAIMACFQGLFWGLASALVDINAVNCDLRIKLSRLNADLMTKIDSWVHTCVDFIIFCLKAVLLEEDTVLNMPICDNNVLGTRESSTGGYDCSTDASGEGVMHPNEKMISSDIKGDIVECNLKRAPHPAITKLEALLTEVQLEKNCVKKNLLLELLRGENADVGFFLQQLFITCSAVLRLNLQINLNSISWGWVPIVVNISQHVLLEFSSNYEMTNQLAFVWLLGVVKFLEELGSYFSQFDPSLSRGLYVKLVGLHIMAIGKCISLQGKEATLTSRERGLHVKMLASTVESYLYQETSKLIELKGRLRISFTSYIRKSSELHLLSAIQAVERALVGVQEGLMTNYEIRCGSSDGGEISADLAAGIDCLYLILEFVTGHRRLSMIKRHIQNFVACLFNVILHLQAPSIFCGCVDSIKAYGGPDHGSVVLMCVEVLTKIYGKPSFFRVEAYHIAQSLRVPAPLFQYFLSLQISEAPVRTASGTKSNADQNFSTELYSACCRLLCTTLKHHKNETRQFISLLEDSVSVLLHSLEIVNTDPVVERATYAWEVSKAVECASSLRRVYEEVRQEKEVFGLHAFKFLSRYIWVYCGHGPAKRGIRREVDEALKPGIYALVDSCSVEDLQLLHTNFEEGPCRSTLAALQHDYKLNFQFQGKV
- the LOC140822533 gene encoding uncharacterized protein isoform X2, coding for MCDTSRCSQVMNTSRTLVYLNNWVHSVLIASEKKIRHEENKCKFNTSGSYLDFRCWKILHFCLEQSKDLHISLTCSKDFLRVVRCITMDASSYVNDVSSCHAGTLSDEQLEFYDVVLGCMKFIFSFHGGVANENLDLWILVIDELLEVILKIIQGQLDGSKLGNFVLQLSYCLLEPFAKFLRVHPTRKNGFRDFIDKLSEPLLHLLHVLHCDPCGNNIEWNNNLSKLIKDVLAHGIFHSTHIDGFLSLQSIVRYINASDVTLGEDILVNKSYHRHLFNKVETMVETNKSALIGLGQLLHLFVSCIAKHKGASFSVGVFRQSDVRSTGRVPSEISQSRIVITKENSECHVMNAELRNCAFNFFAQIMEYLLANVNTFLQSDVEEVSVLLNSSNTLRSISMLLYSVFTEKVYLRLEDTSDGASRKFLKVIYDVVMLLFAKITHPKLSCYGSDERSLRELLVSARKELIITTHHLLNIEYEVVGDDLENLWTLVLTSMNCSYRSMDVFDQPVLSFEILTLGCRLIDLYGELRQVNSSIFALCKAVRRSISILGDDESWTPLHHSSYSNAINMLLCSLEFRLSLSNAIKTIPEGQTAECIHQLSSDIMESVEWMKFEHQLAGADEISKPKLLCFNSEHFDLRAETLGKALSEVYVIILDSITINSGNSYLVGVSVKNLIEMISSSLSNVVPLQSYTIKNFSIVVDGRALHNSTECKNVSTCWILVFLCRLLLSCRSLFQQVISLIPPATSKKMSRLIGDSFTLHSARDWLELSGLADKGSFSLILQPSGSFLDVIRSFSSICIQNSAVLSPPLVYILNAMATMRLVDLNKLTASSEYVLHWNQTCNQPKLKDEAGLSSFPKRIRKWTRHVSEMKEEAADLTKFVMEFLSSVSKDLISTSSVDAGIDDKFIQCLSNNGLNFSVGFINEKSLPCALWWIICQNVDVWYSHATRKELKNFLSLLIKASISDVRNAVGLSKLHNIGKPGHMKKVSAHQIALEFLRNTITYEQRFVCRYMASRFCTILQKSALFLSVTPEVDLSESPDWDDVISAFGNLSTEGIGYFPRTKSNTVPDESCSEHFNVNLSKCQSLLTLLMWMPEDYFRLRSSSLYITCILNLERLLVGSLLRWHGALNMQSTHEIFRLFVLCRRVLKNLTAASYKENINGQPELPSKLPEYSFPLSWLPKSLFVVIGFQCAFQEDTSFEMQFPSCSLMDHTSNALLIVSRDKFARAFNSYISSKKLHRKRKELKLNTKESDLSECTGVVNHHENLVAGKSVIHVAKILEDFVDTCVDKKLERLAGFKELNKFSAIMACFQGLFWGLASALVDINAVNCDLRIKLSRLNADLMTKIDSWVHTCVDFIIFCLKAVLLEEDTVLNMPICDNNVLGTRESSTGGYDCSTDASGEGVMHPNEKMISSDIKGDIVECNLKRAPHPAITKLEALLTEVQLEKNCVKKNLLLELLRGENADVGFFLQQLFITCSAVLRLNLQINLNSISWGWVPIVVNISQHVLLEFSSNYEMTNQLAFVWLLGVVKFLEELGSYFSQFDPSLSRGLYVKLVGLHIMAIGKCISLQGKEATLTSRERGLHVKMLASTVESYLYQETSKLIELKGRLRISFTSYIRKSSELHLLSAIQAVERALVGVQEGLMTNYEIRCGSSDGGEISADLAAGIDCLYLILEFVTGHRRLSMIKRHIQNFVACLFNVILHLQAPSIFCGCVDSIKAYGGPDHGSVVLMCVEVLTKIYGKPSFFRVEAYHIAQSLRVPAPLFQYFLSLQISEAPVRTASGTKSNADQNFSTELYSACCRLLCTTLKHHKNETRQFISLLEDSVSVLLHSLEIVNTDPVVERATYAWEVSKAVECASSLRRVYEEVRQEKEVFGLHAFKFLSRYIWVYCGHGPAKRGIRREVDEALKPGIYALVDSCSVEDLQLLHTNFEEGPCRSTLAALQHDYKLNFQFQGKV